The following proteins are encoded in a genomic region of Hyla sarda isolate aHylSar1 chromosome 3, aHylSar1.hap1, whole genome shotgun sequence:
- the LOC130361410 gene encoding uncharacterized protein LOC130361410 encodes MPSCIVKGCPSTSRRRDPSVIMHSFPWDVSRIRIWLQKTGQFENNLDQKVQQVLNGKVNDSFRMCSLHFDNYSYHHEADRRILLKDAVPTIFPPRPQRSLPSTVQQNLPGVETCASVSICTSSDITVSVLTTTSTVVTWSVASAVASTVTTASSQFPGPISSILSISSTVIPLQAKSTLEHPPLQKKLKTGHLSTSYAASTISETVTFSATEPQTTSTVLTSSMSSIIPIQSGSELEIPITQASNSSFKRKSSPERRSVATNTTPFIAHQLQSSKFEKQRKKCKKSLIGIISQKDLAEAGPSTSASFGTVSSRDIDIASQCEMQEIENITHDPAATVPEVEPTEIANLTHSPGEDYNILSGTQFKSTTVITPAEHVYLTALQQQRFEKEHNYCVKLTPVETVSPIFIDRYHQPTKSIITEKVINAEESSQIMPPDNSEPTVIEEGVEEPLEHETTISTFIDIEDTSFHATDMEEEPDDFSEIDSEDNSNTLVPGFEDLYDVNEDVVRDMKFLIFESAFKKLIRMIPCPAKKKSVCRITHYKKNMQGSMFSLHVKCNKGHIRKLWKSQPLVNNTPAGNVLLSAATVVSGNSISKIFTFLKFLNMLSIGRSTFFNHQNNFIFPGIDKQWQKEQKSVIDKLKLAPAYLIGDGQCDSPGFSAKYCTYTLMDAVTKKICAFTVEQLTPTTTSVSLEKMAFKKTLEELIEKDLHIAKIATDRHVSIRKILREQYPYIEHQFDVWHLAKSVGNKIAAGAKNKANEVLNKWIQPIKNHLWWCSRTCGQDPGVLVERWKSLVYHVCDQHEWTDEDSNYTECLHPPLTEEKKNNTKWLTPKLTPHNVLCKIVLNPIILRDIRQLSSFCHTGELEVYHSIVLKYRPKRIHFYMDSMVARTQLAAMDHNNNVGRIRAVVRKATDAGEPIGTVRHRYEYSKARRAWVVKPVYEPTCQDFLFEVMTEIIEMVRNPDDSDWHSRRESLPRNIAPTPRPDPADLLADYMSRFE; translated from the coding sequence ATGCCGTCTTGCATTGTGAAGGGGTGCCCAAGTACTTCGCGTAGGCGTGATCCTTCTGTCATAATGCATAGCTTCCCTTGGGATGTCTCAAGGATTAGAATATGGCTGCAAAAAACTGGACAATTTGAAAATAatcttgatcaaaaagtacaacaaGTTCTGAATGGAAAGGTGAACGATAGCTTCCGCATGTGTTCATTACACTTTGACAATTATTCTTATCACCATGAGGCGGATCGTCGAATTCTCCTAAAGGATGCTGTGCCTACTATATTTCCTCCAAGGCCACAAAGAAGTTTGCCATCCACTGTACAACAGAACTTGCCAGGAGTTGAAACATGTGCATCAGTTTCCATTTGTACTTCAAGTGACATTACAGTATCAGTGTTGACAACAACATCTACAGTAGTCACATGGAGTGTGGCATCTGCTGTAGCATCAACAGTAACAACTGCTTCATCACAATTTCCTGGACCAATATCATCTATCCTTTCTATAAGCTCAACTGTCATACCATTACAAGCAAAGAGCACACTAGAACACCCGCCATTACAGAAAAAACTTAAAACTGGACATTTGTCAACTTCATATGCAGCGTCTACCATTTCAGAAACAGTTACCTTTTCAGCAACAGAACCACAAACTACATCCACTGTTTTGACCTCTTCTATGTCTTCCATCATTCCTATTCAAAGTGGAAGTGAACTAGAAATTCCAATAACTCAAGCTTCAAACTCAAGCTTCAAAAGAAAATCTAGTCCAGAGAGGAGAAGTGTGGCAACAAATACAACGCCATTTATCGCTCATCAGTTACAGTCAAGTAAATTTGAAAAACAAAGAAAGAAATGTAAGAAATCATTGATTGGAATAATTAGTCAAAAAGATCTTGCAGAGGCTGGGCCAAGCACATCTGCCTCATTTGGAACTGTATCTTCAAGAGATATTGATATTGCTTCACAATGTGAGATGCAAGAAATCGAAAACATTACACATGATCCAGCCGCGACAGTTCCTGAAGTTGAACCAACTGAAATAGCTAATCTAACACACTCACCTGGTGAAGATTACAATATTCTGTCTGGAACTCAATTCAAGTCAACTACTGTAATAACACCAGCCGAgcatgtttacctgacagcattGCAGCAACAAAGATTTGAAAAGGAGCATAACTATTGTGTCAAATTGACTCCTGTTGAAACCGTTTCACCCATATTCATTGACAGATATCATCAACCAACCAAAAGTATAATAACGGAGAAGGTTATAAATGCGGAGGAAAGTTCACAAATAATGCCTCCCGATAATTCAGAACCTACAGTTATTGAGGAAGGCGTGGAAGAACCACTTGAACATGAGACAACTATATCTACTTTCATTGATATAGAAGATACCTCATTTCATGCCACTGATATGGAAGAGGAACCAGATGATTTTTCAGAAATCGATAGTGAAGATAATTCCAACACTCTAGTGCCCGGTTTTGAAGATCTATACGATGTAAATGAGGACGTGGTTCGTGACATGAAATTCTTGATTTTCGAATCAGCTTTCAAAAAGCTGATTCGAATGATACCATGTCCTGCAAAGAAGAAGAGTGTGTGTAGAATaacacattataaaaaaaatatgcaaggaAGTATGTTCTCATTACATGTAAAATGCAACAAAGGACATATTCGTAAGCTATGGAAATCACAGCCCCTAGTGAATAATACTCCGGCTGGAAATGTCCTTCTTTCAGCTGCAACAGTTGTCAGTGGCAACAGTATTTCGAAGATTTTTACATTCCTAAAATTTTTGAACATGCTTTCAATAGGCCGAAGCACTTTCTTCAATCATCAAAATAATTTCATATTCCCAGGAATTGATAAACAGTGGCAGAAGGAACAGAAGTCAGTCATTGACAAGCTCAAATTAGCCCCTGCATACTTAATAGGAGACGGACAATGTGATTCGCCTGGCTTCAGCGCCAAATATTGTACATATACATTAATGGACGCTGTAACTAAAAAAATTTGTGCTTTTACAGTTGAGCAACTAACTCCAACTACTACCTCAGTCTCTCTGGAAAAAATGGCATTCAAAAAGACCCTGGAAGAATTGATTGAAAAGGATTTACACATAGCTAAGATTGCCACAGATAGACACGTATCTATCAGAAAGATTTTGAGAGAACAGTACCCATACATTGAGCACCAGTTTGACGTTTGGCACTTGGCTAAATCCGTGGGTAACAAAATAGCAGCCGGGGCAAAAAACAAAGCAAATGAAGTGCTAAATAAGTGGATACAACCCATAAAGAACCATCTCTGGTGGTGCTCACGCACCTGTGGTCAGGATCCAGGTGTTCTAGTGGAAAGATGGAAGTCACTAGTGTACCATGTTTGTGATCAACATGAATGGACAGATGAGGATAGCAATTATACAGAATGTCTACATCCTCCTCtaacagaagagaaaaaaaacaacacaaagtgGTTAACACCAAAGTTGACACCACACAATGTGTTATGCAAAATTGTGTTGAATCCTATCATTTTGAGGGATATTCGCCAGCTATCATCTTTTTGTCATACAGGCGAGTTGGAGGTCTATCACAGCATCGTTCTGAAATACAGACCGAAAAGGATACATTTCTATATGGATTCAATGGTAGCTCGCACCCAGCTAGCCGCTATGGACCATAATAACAATGTCGGAAGAATAAGAGCGGTGGTGAGGAAGGCGACAGATGCTGGTGAGCCAATTGGAACAGTACGACACCGCTACGAATATTCCAAGGCTCGTCGCGCATGGGTTGTGAAGCCAGTATACGAACCCACATGTCAGGACTTCCTTTTTGAGGTTATGACTGAAATTATTGAAATGGTTCGAAATCCAGATGATAGTGATTGGCATTCAAGAAGAGAAAGCCTGCCAAGAAACATCGCCCCAACACCGCGACCAGATCCTGCAGATTTACTTGCTGACTATATGTCACGATTTGAATGA